One Methylosinus sp. C49 DNA segment encodes these proteins:
- the mbnM gene encoding multi antimicrobial extrusion protein MatE — protein sequence MIESGFWRGYWPLLVSIGSTQLVLQVDIITLGWLGGDAQSAYVLLTRLALLDLVLMTAMGTVASTIVAQRRRAADGATAIGGALFLAAIGGLFCGLLGFIFYPRLAALAAGEGEVAAQIETAIYLYTVATPLRFSVTAAILILHALDEGVSIIRWKLIEGALKIGGNLLFVGVLGSGLQGCFASGLVVAIVSSIWCWRILSSRYGTPFQIPSCSLARDFLRSTAWESQRTVAVHFAVTVGVMLFAAPWLGHYDISRLSAYAAGQTLMLLVFAPLLALTRFLSFRLARVGDDVIAPLVRALWLRGAPISFFAALVLFTSRDLLGDLYGQQGPWWSSLIVALAISLPLRHAANTTRAALLSRGAFAEVAKADSVALWACAVPLLALGLAADSPPLTYTSLIVPEAICALWLWRRLALPRNSMHANAAL from the coding sequence ATGATCGAAAGCGGCTTCTGGCGCGGATATTGGCCGTTGCTCGTCAGCATCGGCTCCACGCAGCTCGTGCTGCAGGTGGATATCATCACGCTGGGGTGGCTGGGGGGCGACGCGCAGAGCGCCTATGTTCTTCTCACGCGTCTGGCGCTGCTCGATCTCGTGCTGATGACAGCCATGGGAACGGTCGCCTCGACCATCGTCGCGCAAAGGCGACGCGCAGCCGACGGGGCGACAGCGATCGGCGGCGCGCTGTTTCTCGCGGCGATCGGCGGCCTGTTCTGCGGGCTTCTCGGCTTCATCTTCTATCCCAGATTGGCTGCGTTGGCGGCGGGCGAGGGGGAAGTCGCGGCGCAGATCGAGACGGCTATCTACCTATACACGGTCGCCACGCCCCTGCGCTTCTCCGTCACCGCCGCCATTCTCATTCTCCATGCGCTGGACGAAGGCGTTTCCATCATTCGCTGGAAATTGATCGAAGGCGCATTGAAGATCGGAGGCAATCTCCTCTTCGTCGGGGTTCTGGGCTCAGGGCTTCAGGGCTGCTTCGCGAGCGGGCTCGTCGTTGCGATCGTCTCGTCCATATGGTGTTGGCGCATCCTCTCTTCGCGTTACGGAACACCATTCCAAATTCCGAGCTGTTCCTTGGCGAGGGATTTCTTGCGTTCGACAGCCTGGGAGTCGCAGCGCACTGTCGCGGTGCATTTCGCGGTAACTGTCGGCGTCATGCTTTTCGCGGCCCCCTGGCTCGGACATTACGACATTTCTCGACTGAGCGCCTATGCCGCCGGACAGACGCTGATGCTCCTCGTCTTCGCGCCATTGCTGGCGCTCACGCGCTTTCTCTCTTTCCGACTGGCGCGCGTCGGGGACGACGTCATCGCGCCGCTCGTCCGCGCGCTTTGGCTTCGCGGCGCGCCCATCTCTTTCTTCGCTGCGCTCGTGCTGTTCACGAGCCGCGATCTGCTCGGCGATCTGTACGGTCAGCAGGGGCCTTGGTGGTCGTCCCTGATCGTGGCGCTCGCCATCTCACTACCGCTTCGACACGCGGCCAATACGACGAGGGCCGCGCTGCTGTCGCGCGGAGCTTTCGCCGAGGTCGCAAAAGCGGACAGCGTCGCGCTCTGGGCCTGCGCCGTGCCTCTTTTGGCGTTGGGACTCGCGGCCGATTCGCCGCCTCTGACCTATACGTCGCTGATCGTCCCCGAGGCTATCTGCGCGCTGTGGCTCTGGCGACGTCTCGCACTGCCCAGGAACAGCATGCACGCGAACGCGGCCCTCTGA
- the mbnF gene encoding methanobactin biosynthesis FAD monooxygenase MbnF — MPSEHAPVLIVGGGYAGLTAALMLSIRGVPCRLVERRAALSDHPRAHGFNLRSLELLRQVPGLENDLRLATRAAPGDTTIMVAETVTSSPIKIMATPGGFDPRPLSPAMLCSAGQDRVEPVLLRHARAHGADIRFSTELIHVSQNADSVRACLRDTESGEETIVHADYLVAADGSGSAIRRTLGVDMIGLDGVSHAVSILFQADLSIAMGKRGFLLCYLRHRDFTGAFVSCDDPDRGQLNVEYDAARETVSDFDAERCEKLVRAALGQPDLDVQILNVLPWRMSALLAERMSLGRVFLAGDAAHIMPPVGGLAGQTAIQDAADLAWKLAMVIKGEAGAALLDSYDAERRPVAQLSIARATENYVERLRQDRSDLSDAFGRVNYLDAAMSYRYRSPAISLDEPDDGLPADDTLHPSGKPGSRLAHVPLVRNGVEISTHDLVGQGFVLLAGPAGSAWIEAARALSGDEDAPLRAFLIGVDVDDPTGAFLSRTGLGPSGALLVRPDGFIASRSVDGSADSEAILRRSLDRARCLDRREIPPSPPAYASMAKVVL, encoded by the coding sequence ATGCCATCCGAACATGCGCCAGTTTTGATCGTTGGCGGCGGATATGCGGGGCTGACGGCCGCGCTGATGCTTTCCATCCGCGGCGTTCCGTGCCGGCTCGTCGAGCGCCGCGCCGCGCTCTCCGATCATCCCAGAGCGCACGGGTTCAATCTTCGCAGCCTCGAGCTGCTGCGGCAGGTTCCTGGCCTCGAAAACGACCTGCGCCTCGCCACACGTGCTGCGCCCGGCGATACGACGATCATGGTCGCTGAGACGGTCACCAGCTCGCCCATAAAGATAATGGCGACGCCGGGCGGATTCGATCCGCGTCCGCTCTCGCCGGCGATGCTGTGCAGCGCCGGCCAGGATCGCGTCGAGCCGGTGCTGCTTCGACATGCGCGAGCGCATGGCGCCGACATTCGCTTTTCGACAGAGCTCATCCATGTCTCGCAAAACGCGGACAGTGTCCGCGCCTGTCTGCGCGACACGGAGAGTGGAGAGGAGACGATCGTCCATGCCGACTATCTCGTCGCCGCCGATGGAAGCGGCAGCGCTATCCGCAGAACGCTCGGCGTCGACATGATCGGACTCGACGGCGTGTCTCATGCAGTATCCATTCTCTTCCAAGCCGATCTGTCGATCGCGATGGGGAAGCGCGGCTTCCTTCTCTGCTACCTGCGTCATCGCGACTTCACGGGAGCCTTCGTCAGCTGCGACGATCCCGACCGTGGGCAGCTCAATGTCGAATATGATGCGGCTCGTGAAACCGTGTCGGACTTCGACGCCGAGCGATGTGAGAAGCTCGTGCGCGCGGCGCTCGGTCAACCCGATCTCGACGTCCAAATTCTGAACGTCCTTCCCTGGCGGATGTCGGCGTTGCTCGCCGAACGAATGAGCCTCGGCCGTGTGTTTCTCGCCGGCGACGCGGCCCATATAATGCCGCCGGTCGGAGGCCTCGCCGGTCAAACCGCGATCCAGGATGCGGCCGATCTCGCCTGGAAGCTCGCCATGGTGATCAAGGGCGAGGCCGGCGCGGCTTTGCTGGACAGCTATGACGCCGAGCGCCGCCCGGTCGCGCAGCTCTCGATCGCGCGTGCGACCGAGAATTATGTGGAGCGGCTACGTCAGGATCGCTCCGATCTCTCCGACGCCTTTGGTCGAGTCAACTATCTCGACGCCGCGATGAGCTATCGCTATCGATCGCCGGCAATTTCCTTGGACGAGCCGGACGATGGACTGCCGGCGGACGATACGCTGCATCCCAGCGGAAAGCCCGGGTCCCGACTCGCGCATGTTCCGCTCGTCAGAAACGGCGTCGAGATTTCGACGCATGATCTCGTGGGACAAGGATTTGTGCTGCTCGCCGGTCCCGCCGGATCCGCATGGATCGAGGCCGCGCGAGCGCTCTCTGGCGACGAAGACGCGCCGTTGAGAGCCTTTCTGATCGGCGTGGATGTCGATGATCCGACCGGCGCATTTCTCTCGCGAACCGGGCTCGGACCGAGTGGAGCGCTGCTCGTGCGCCCCGACGGCTTCATCGCATCGCGATCAGTCGACGGGAGCGCGGATTCCGAAGCAATTCTGAGGCGCTCCCTCGATCGCGCGCGCTGTCTCGATCGGCGTGAAATCCCCCCTTCGCCGCCCGCATACGCGTCGATGGCCAAAGTCGTGCTGTGA
- a CDS encoding cytochrome b/b6 domain-containing protein, translated as MTVIDRPPETKAADAQSKEERLVWDLPVRLFHWSLVVSFVGAYVTNRLGVAWFDWHVRFGYAVLTLVAFRVLWGLFGAKHARFASFLRHPREAWLYGRGLLRGRAPLYAGHNPLGALMVVALLLGLLAQATMGLFANDEIFNVGPFAGAVSKETSLLLTSLHRKGFYVLAAAVFIHIAAVISYVLVKRENLVRAMVTGYKRADSVDEIATSRLPLAATLLLVVAIALAALTSIAPVASAGGDGF; from the coding sequence ATGACGGTGATCGACAGGCCGCCCGAAACAAAGGCGGCGGACGCGCAATCGAAAGAAGAGCGTCTGGTGTGGGACTTGCCGGTGCGGCTGTTCCACTGGTCGCTCGTCGTCTCTTTCGTCGGCGCCTATGTGACCAACAGGCTCGGCGTCGCCTGGTTCGATTGGCATGTGCGCTTCGGCTACGCCGTTCTCACGCTCGTCGCGTTTCGCGTGCTCTGGGGCCTCTTCGGCGCCAAGCACGCGCGCTTCGCCAGCTTCCTGCGGCATCCGCGGGAGGCGTGGCTCTATGGGCGAGGCCTGCTGCGCGGCCGCGCGCCGCTCTACGCCGGGCATAATCCGCTCGGCGCGCTGATGGTCGTCGCGCTGCTGCTCGGCCTATTGGCGCAGGCGACCATGGGCCTTTTCGCCAATGACGAGATTTTCAACGTCGGCCCCTTCGCCGGCGCGGTGAGCAAGGAGACGAGCCTGCTGCTCACCTCGCTGCACAGGAAGGGATTCTATGTGCTGGCGGCGGCCGTTTTCATTCATATCGCGGCGGTGATCTCCTATGTGCTGGTGAAGCGCGAGAATCTCGTGCGCGCCATGGTCACGGGCTATAAGCGCGCCGACTCCGTGGACGAGATCGCCACCTCCCGCCTGCCGCTGGCGGCGACGCTGCTGCTCGTCGTCGCCATAGCCCTCGCCGCGCTGACATCGATCGCGCCTGTGGCCAGCGCTGGTGGCGATGGGTTTTGA
- a CDS encoding cytochrome c: MSLYSKRSLALLGGALIAGCVALNSASAQAPGPTPAKIAVENRKAEFVLIGNFFRWFGAVARGNAPYDEAEAKKRSERIAYIAGLLDESFPDVSNVGEPDSKAKAEIWKEKAEFDKKLAKFKEDAHVFADAIGKEKGATEAFKTAVANLGQDCKGCHDSYKAK; encoded by the coding sequence ATGAGTCTGTATTCGAAGCGCTCGCTCGCTCTCCTCGGCGGCGCGCTCATCGCCGGTTGCGTCGCTCTGAATTCCGCCTCCGCGCAGGCGCCCGGCCCCACGCCGGCGAAAATCGCGGTGGAGAATCGCAAGGCGGAATTCGTGCTGATCGGCAATTTCTTCCGCTGGTTCGGCGCCGTCGCCAGAGGCAACGCCCCCTATGACGAGGCGGAGGCCAAGAAGCGATCCGAGCGCATCGCCTATATCGCCGGCCTGCTCGACGAATCCTTCCCCGATGTCTCCAATGTCGGCGAGCCGGACAGCAAGGCGAAAGCCGAAATCTGGAAAGAGAAGGCGGAATTCGACAAGAAGCTCGCCAAGTTCAAGGAGGACGCCCATGTCTTCGCCGATGCGATCGGCAAGGAGAAGGGCGCGACGGAAGCCTTCAAGACCGCGGTCGCCAATCTCGGCCAGGATTGCAAGGGCTGCCACGACTCCTACAAGGCGAAATAG
- a CDS encoding peroxiredoxin, with translation MRKLAIFTILSVALATIPASAALKTGVAAPDFSAQAAIGGKDFVFSLAEALKKGPVVLYFYPKSFTRGCTIEAHEFAENYDNFAAAGASLIGVSADTIETQRDFSTKECRDKFPVAADANFTVINAYDAKRDRPTQNGDTVSDRISYVVTPDGKIGLTFVSSDPIKHVSETLQFVRQWQESHKSGKI, from the coding sequence ATGCGTAAGCTCGCGATTTTCACGATTCTCTCGGTCGCTCTCGCGACCATCCCGGCCTCCGCCGCATTGAAGACGGGCGTCGCGGCGCCTGATTTCAGCGCCCAAGCCGCCATTGGCGGCAAGGACTTCGTGTTCTCTCTCGCCGAGGCGCTGAAGAAAGGCCCCGTGGTCCTCTACTTCTATCCCAAATCCTTCACGCGCGGTTGCACGATCGAGGCGCATGAGTTCGCCGAGAATTACGACAATTTCGCCGCCGCCGGAGCCTCGCTGATCGGCGTCTCCGCCGACACGATCGAGACGCAGCGCGATTTCTCGACCAAGGAATGCCGCGACAAGTTTCCCGTCGCGGCGGACGCGAATTTTACCGTCATCAACGCCTATGACGCAAAGCGCGACCGCCCGACGCAGAATGGCGACACGGTTTCCGACCGCATCTCCTATGTCGTGACGCCGGACGGCAAAATCGGCTTGACCTTTGTCAGCTCGGACCCGATCAAGCATGTCTCGGAGACGCTCCAATTCGTGCGGCAATGGCAAGAGAGCCATAAATCCGGCAAGATTTGA